From the genome of Vicia villosa cultivar HV-30 ecotype Madison, WI linkage group LG2, Vvil1.0, whole genome shotgun sequence, one region includes:
- the LOC131647472 gene encoding uncharacterized protein LOC131647472 isoform X1 translates to MKTLSSSHSFNFLHPSNFNPSSSSSAFSPSSSLSFNKPQNKTPTTKSAPRTSTTTVTQTRNPNPKHKINKVFFLDVHSLCYEGGNPSLHSFAQWLSRFLSPQVTRTYPIIAVVEGNGGSEYRRKLLPSYKADRVKFIRKISTPGFIGRFHPLISDVLGKCNVPFVKVDGHEADDVVATLAEQVLKKGFEVAIASRDKDFKQLISDKVQIVMPVPELQRWCFYSMKHYKDQYNCDPQSDLSFRSIIGDEADGVPGIQQLVPSFGRKTALKLIRKHGSLEALLNAAAVRTVGRPYAQDALKKHADYLRRNYEVLALKRDVNVKLYDEWLVERDTRNDTIVLSSLFKYLEESKERSNKLRMMRNY, encoded by the exons atgaaaacaTTATCATCATCACattctttcaatttccttcacccTTCCAACTTCAacccttcttcttcatcttctgcattttctccttcttcttcactgTCATTCAACAAACCTCAAAACAAGACTCCAACAACTAAATCCGCACCCAGAACCTCCACCACCACCGTCACGCAAACCAGAAACCCAAACCCAAAACACAAAATCAACAAGGTATTCTTCTTAGACGTGCACTCTCTTTGCTACGAAGGAGGTAACCCTAGTTTGCATTCTTTTGCTCAATGGCTTTCACGTTTTCTGTCTCCTCAAGTCACTCGAACATACCCTATTATAGCTGTTGTTGAGGGTAATGGGGGAAGTGAATATCGGAGAAAGTTGCTTCCTTCTTATAAAGCAGATCGGGTAAAATTCATCAGAAAAATTTCAACACCTGGTTTTATTGGAAGGTTTCATCCACTTATCAGTGATGTTCTTGGAAAATGCAATGTGCCT TTTGTGAAAGTTGATGGCCATGAAGCTGATGATGTTGTAGCTACACTTGCTGAACAAGTTCTCAAAAAAGGGTTTGAAGTAGCGATTGCCTCCCGTGATAAGGATTTTAAGCAACTTATTTCCGACAAAGTGCAAATAGTTATGCCTGTGCCAGAGTTACAAAGGTGGTGCTTCTACTCTATGAAACATTACAAAGATCAGTATAATTGCGATCCCCAATCTGATCTGAGCTTCA GAAGTATTATAGGCGATGAAGCTGACGGTGTTCCTGGTATCCAACAACTAGTCCCTAGTTTTGGTAGGAAAACTGCTCTAAAGCTTATTCGAAAGCACGGTTCGTTGGAAGCTTTATTAAACGCGGCTGCAGTAAGGACCGTGGGAAGACCATATGCACAAGACGCCCTTAAAAAGCATGCTGATTACCTACGGCGAAACTATGAAGTTCTTGCCTTGAAAAG GGACGTAAATGTTAAGCTTTATGATGAATGGTTGGTTGAGAGAGACACACGCAACGATACTATTGTACTATCCTCATTGTTCAAATACTTGGAAGAAAGTAAGGAGCGCTCAAACAAATTACGAATGATGAGGAATTATTAG
- the LOC131647472 gene encoding uncharacterized protein LOC131647472 isoform X2 → MKTLSSSHSFNFLHPSNFNPSSSSSAFSPSSSLSFNKPQNKTPTTKSAPRTSTTTVTQTRNPNPKHKINKVFFLDVHSLCYEGAVVEGNGGSEYRRKLLPSYKADRVKFIRKISTPGFIGRFHPLISDVLGKCNVPFVKVDGHEADDVVATLAEQVLKKGFEVAIASRDKDFKQLISDKVQIVMPVPELQRWCFYSMKHYKDQYNCDPQSDLSFRSIIGDEADGVPGIQQLVPSFGRKTALKLIRKHGSLEALLNAAAVRTVGRPYAQDALKKHADYLRRNYEVLALKRDVNVKLYDEWLVERDTRNDTIVLSSLFKYLEESKERSNKLRMMRNY, encoded by the exons atgaaaacaTTATCATCATCACattctttcaatttccttcacccTTCCAACTTCAacccttcttcttcatcttctgcattttctccttcttcttcactgTCATTCAACAAACCTCAAAACAAGACTCCAACAACTAAATCCGCACCCAGAACCTCCACCACCACCGTCACGCAAACCAGAAACCCAAACCCAAAACACAAAATCAACAAGGTATTCTTCTTAGACGTGCACTCTCTTTGCTACGAAGGAG CTGTTGTTGAGGGTAATGGGGGAAGTGAATATCGGAGAAAGTTGCTTCCTTCTTATAAAGCAGATCGGGTAAAATTCATCAGAAAAATTTCAACACCTGGTTTTATTGGAAGGTTTCATCCACTTATCAGTGATGTTCTTGGAAAATGCAATGTGCCT TTTGTGAAAGTTGATGGCCATGAAGCTGATGATGTTGTAGCTACACTTGCTGAACAAGTTCTCAAAAAAGGGTTTGAAGTAGCGATTGCCTCCCGTGATAAGGATTTTAAGCAACTTATTTCCGACAAAGTGCAAATAGTTATGCCTGTGCCAGAGTTACAAAGGTGGTGCTTCTACTCTATGAAACATTACAAAGATCAGTATAATTGCGATCCCCAATCTGATCTGAGCTTCA GAAGTATTATAGGCGATGAAGCTGACGGTGTTCCTGGTATCCAACAACTAGTCCCTAGTTTTGGTAGGAAAACTGCTCTAAAGCTTATTCGAAAGCACGGTTCGTTGGAAGCTTTATTAAACGCGGCTGCAGTAAGGACCGTGGGAAGACCATATGCACAAGACGCCCTTAAAAAGCATGCTGATTACCTACGGCGAAACTATGAAGTTCTTGCCTTGAAAAG GGACGTAAATGTTAAGCTTTATGATGAATGGTTGGTTGAGAGAGACACACGCAACGATACTATTGTACTATCCTCATTGTTCAAATACTTGGAAGAAAGTAAGGAGCGCTCAAACAAATTACGAATGATGAGGAATTATTAG
- the LOC131653002 gene encoding mRNA-decapping enzyme subunit 2: protein MANHHRSPSSSYKTVLPPQELLDDLCSRFVLNVPEEDLQSFERILFLVEYAHWFYEDNSVENNPSLKSLSLKEFTSLLFNSCDVLKPYVAHIDDIFKDFTSYKVRVPVTGAIILDETFERCLLVKGWKGSSWSFPRGKKSKDEEDYACAVREVLEETGFDVSKLLNKDEYLEVIFGQQRVRLYIIAGVKDDTSFAPQTKKEISEIAWHRLDDLQPSSDEVISRGITGLKLYMVSPFLASLKSWISSHPPPMAPRSDLPLKGICVWKAKHSSTGSSSTLMESQPTKTEPDSQPLDVGPGRSFRNFRFSTAQILQAMEASFS, encoded by the exons ATGGCTAATCACCATCGTTCTCCAAGTTCTTCCTACAAAACCGTTCTTCCACCTCAAGAACTCCTCGACGATCTTTGCAG CCGGTTTGTGCTAAATGTGCCCGAGGAAGATCTTCAATCATTTGAAAGGATCTTATTTCTTGTGGAGTATGCTCATTGGTTTTATGAAGATAATTCTGTAGAAAATAATCCATCTCTCAAGTCTTTAAGTCTCAAGGAGTTCACTTCATTAT TGTTCAATAGTTGTGATGTTTTGAAGCCTTATGTGGCTCATATAGATGACATTTTTAAGGACTTCACTTCCTACAAGGTTCGAGTTCCTGTAACTGGCGCAATAATTCTTGATGAAACCTTTGAAAGG TGTTTGCTAGTTAAGGGATGGAAAGGATCAAGTTGGAGCTTCCCTCGTGGCAAAAAGAGTAAAGATGAAGAAGATTATGCATGCGCCGTAAGAGAA GTCTTGGAAGAAACAGGTTTCGATGTTTCAAAACTTCTTAACAAGGATGAATACCTTGAAGTTATTTTTGGACAACAAAGAGTGCGACTGTACATTATTGCTGGTGTCAAAGATGATACATCATTTGCCCCACAAACCAAAAAGGAGATCAGT GAAATTGCATGGCATAGGCTTGATGACCTTCAACCTTCAAGTGATGAAGTGATATCTCGTGGGATCACTGGTCTCAAGCTGTATATGGTGTCCCCTTTTCTGGC ATCTTTGAAATCATGGATTTCATCACACCCACCTCCAATGGCTCCAAGATCTGATTTGCCTCTTAAAG GAATTTGTGTGTGGAAAGCTAAGCATAGTTCTACTGGAAGTAGTTCCACACTTATGGAGAGCCAGCCAACAAAGACTGAACcagattctcagcctcttgatgTAGGACCTGGCCGAAGCTTTAGGAATTTCAGATTTAGTACTGCACAAATTTTACAAGCAATGGAAGCTTCCTTTTCTTGA